One genomic region from Mangifera indica cultivar Alphonso chromosome 17, CATAS_Mindica_2.1, whole genome shotgun sequence encodes:
- the LOC123200398 gene encoding DEAD-box ATP-dependent RNA helicase 37-like has protein sequence MTWDDVVDESTRNLTHPTRSLWPSNTRPHFRRTYNDGFSDLNYNHSSSLNFPTHPSPSRRPRFNQNEPGRSTRARGLDRGRGRGRGHRRNSFLGGPNPNSFDISDKFEEVELTDNDQGKAINFDAYEDIPVEASGSNIPKPVPSFDEIDLSESLKRNIERCKYVKPTPIQRHAIPIAIAGRDLMACAQTGSGKTAAFCFPIISGIMRARDRLKQAALGDGGGARVAYPTALILSPTRELSCQIHDEASKFAHRTGVRIVVAYGGASIVQQFHNLEKGVDILVATPGRLVDMIERGRVSLKMIKYLALDEADRMLDMGFEHQIRKIVEQMDMPPPEARQTLLFSATFPDEIQRLASDFLSDYIFLTVGKVGSSTDLIAQRVELVQDLDKRIHLLDLLCSQKPNETRYKPSLTLVFVETKRGADALERWLLKKGFPAIAIHGDKIQWERERALKSFKSGATPILVATDVAARGLDIPHIAHVINFDLPKAIDDYVHRIGRTGRAGNSGLATAFFSDKNLPLAKPLAELMHEANQEVPSWLTEYSQNSSGTVHGYSQCGYSNKFGGYDFRKSSHSSSTTVGYPEYYGADNSTNGAENFSTDNGGWYSVDSNADYYTGPADSDGWY, from the exons ATGACTTGGGATGATGTAGTGGATGAGTCTACGCGTAACCTAACGCACCCGACTCGCTCGCTTTGGCCCAGCAACACACGTCCCCACTTCAGGCGTACCTACAACGATGGCTTCTCTGATCTCAACTACAATCACTCTTCCTCTTTGAACTTTCCCACCCACCCATCTCCGTCTAGACGCCCCCGTTTCAACCAAAATGAACCCGGCCGTTCTACACGTGCTCGTGGCCTTGATCGAGGACGTGGGCGTGGACGTGGACACCGCCGCAACTCATTTTTGGGTGGCCCAAACCCAAACTCATTTGATATTTCTGACAAGTTTGAGGAAGTAGAGCTAACAGACAATGATCAAGGTAAAGCAATCAACTTTGATGCATACGAGGATATACCGGTGGAGGCTAGCGGCTCAAACATACCGAAACCGGTGCCGAGTTTTGATGAGATTGATTTATCTGAATCTTTGAAGCGAAATATTGAGAGGTGCAAGTATGTGAAGCCAACGCCCATACAGCGTCACGCCATACCAATAGCCATTGCTGGCCGTGACTTGATGGCGTGTGCGCAGACAGGGTCGGGAAAAACGGCTGCGTTTTGTTTTCCGATTATTAGCGGGATTATGAGAGCGAGAGACCGACTTAAACAGGCCGCGCTTGGTGATGGTGGTGGGGCCAGAGTTGCTTACCCGACTGCTCTTATTTTATCTCCTACCAGAGAGTTGTCTTGTCAG ATACACGATGAGGCCAGCAAGTTTGCTCACCGTACAGGAGTCAGGATTGTGGTGGCTTATGGGGGGGCCTCCATTGTTCAACAG TTTCATAATTTGGAGAAGGGTGTTGATATTTTAGTTGCTACTCCTGGACGATTGGTGGATATGATTGAGAGAGGAAGAGTTTCTCTTAAAATGATCAAGTATCTTGCTTTAGATGAGGCTGACAGAATGTTGGACATGGGATTTGAGCATCAGATAAGGAAGATCGTAGAGCAAATGGACATGCCTCCTCCTGAGGCAAGACAGACTTTGCTTTTCAGTGCTACATTTCCTGACGAGATTCAG AGACTGGCATCTGATTTCCTTTCGGATTATATATTTCTAACTGTTGGAAAGGTTGGTTCTAGCACTGATTTGATAGCACAAAGAGTTGAATTGGTTCAGGATTTAGACAAAAGAATCCATCTTTTGGATCTTCTTTGTTCTCAAAAGCCCAATGAAACTCGTTACAAG CCATCATTAACTCTTGTATTTGTGGAGACAAAGAGAGGAGCAGATGCATTAGAGCGATGGTTATTGAAGAAGGGTTTTCCAGCTATAGCAATACATGGCGACAAAATACAATGG GAGAGGGAGCGAGCACTCAAGTCTTTCAAAAGTGGCGCCACTCCAATTTTGGTGGCAACAGATGTTGCAGCACGAGGTCTTGACATACCACACATTGCCCATGTGATCAATTTCGACTTGCCTAAAGCGATAGACGACTATGTTCACAGGATAGGCCGCACTGGCCGTGCTGGTAATTCTGGCCTGGCCACTGCATTCTTCAGTGACAAGAACCTGCCACTAGCAAAGCCACTCGCTGAACTAATGCACGAGGCAAACCAGGAAGTTCCTTCTTGGCTAACTGAGTATTCCCAGAATTCTTCTGGCACAGTTCATGGTTACAGCCAGTGTGGATATAGCAACAAATTTGGTGGCTATGACTTCCGAAAAAGTTCCCATTCTTCTAGCACCACTGTTGGTTACCCTGAGTATTATGGCGCTGATAATTCCACTAATGGTGCTGAAAATTTTTCTACTGATAATGGTGGATGGTACTCTGTTGATTCAAATGCTGATTATTATACTGGTCCAGCTGATTCAGATGGTTGGTATTAG
- the LOC123200706 gene encoding uncharacterized protein At2g34160-like isoform X1 — translation MEEVTEGVNNINLSTDSIKRNRIQVSNTKKPLFFYVNLAKRYMQQHNEVELSALGMAIATVVTVAEILKNNGLAVEKSMIICFPILYIFLVQLSNLDFCTYWHELFAEIMTSTVDMRDESRVRSVQKAKIEIVLEKTANFDELMAAAADEAEARDAEEQS, via the exons ATGGAGGAGGTTACAGAAGGAGTTAACAACATCAACTTGAGCACAGATTCAATCAAGAGGAATCGGATTCAAGTCTCAAACACTAAGAAGCCCCTGTTTTTTTACGTTAATCTCGCTAAG AGATACATGCAGCAGCACAATGAGGTGGAACTCTCCGCCCTTGGAATGG CCATTGCCACAGTTGTCACTGTTGCGGAAATTCTGAAAAACAATGGTTTGGCTGTTGAGAAGAGTATGATTATCTGTTTCCCTATATTGTACATATTCTTAGTCCAGCTATCAAATCTTGATTTCTGTACTTATTGGCATGAACTCTTTGCAGAGATCATGACCTCAACAGTTGATATGAGGGATGAATCAAGAGTGCGATCTGTCCAAAAAGCCAAG ATTGAGATAGTTCTGGAGAAGACTGCAAATTTCGATGAACTCATGGCAGCTGCTGCTGACGAGGCGGAAGCTAGAGATGCTGAAGAGCAGAGTTGA
- the LOC123200706 gene encoding uncharacterized protein At2g34160-like isoform X2 — MEEVTEGVNNINLSTDSIKRNRIQVSNTKKPLFFYVNLAKRYMQQHNEVELSALGMAIATVVTVAEILKNNGLAVEKKIMTSTVDMRDESRVRSVQKAKIEIVLEKTANFDELMAAAADEAEARDAEEQS, encoded by the exons ATGGAGGAGGTTACAGAAGGAGTTAACAACATCAACTTGAGCACAGATTCAATCAAGAGGAATCGGATTCAAGTCTCAAACACTAAGAAGCCCCTGTTTTTTTACGTTAATCTCGCTAAG AGATACATGCAGCAGCACAATGAGGTGGAACTCTCCGCCCTTGGAATGG CCATTGCCACAGTTGTCACTGTTGCGGAAATTCTGAAAAACAATGGTTTGGCTGTTGAGAAGA AGATCATGACCTCAACAGTTGATATGAGGGATGAATCAAGAGTGCGATCTGTCCAAAAAGCCAAG ATTGAGATAGTTCTGGAGAAGACTGCAAATTTCGATGAACTCATGGCAGCTGCTGCTGACGAGGCGGAAGCTAGAGATGCTGAAGAGCAGAGTTGA
- the LOC123200705 gene encoding ribosome biogenesis regulatory protein homolog, protein MENQSQYEVDLGNLMAFNPSRHFPSLPSSREELVKECLQEGRKLVQAIADQLFNLPSTEDVDGPLVNLPPPTTKLPRSKHLPKPKPPTKWELFAQKRGIKKRKKDKVVWDEQTGTWKRRYGYDHVNDDKDVPIIEAKMTDEPGEDPFARRQTEKKKRVEKQEKNRLQNLKQADKVGALPSHVQLAATALPITGTKAAPKKVTKHELGDVAGIVATSTASGGKFDKKLPGERAPNKQGKHRKFLPVVEGTGIGSQEKEQTEKVLNKLMSKHSHEILNVNKAVTMYNVKREKKQKHKEIGQEKSSSTSTKLKPKNKPNKKSVKKGSSNKRKAK, encoded by the exons ATGGAGAACCAAAGCCAGTATGAGGTCGACCTTGGTAATCTCATGGCTTTCAACCCTTCTCGCCACTTTCCATCCCTCCCTTCTTCAAG GGAGGAACTAGTGAAGGAATGTCTACAGGAAGGCAGAAAGTTAGTTCAAGCAATTGCTGACCAACTTTTCAACTTGCCTTCAACCGAAGATGTAGATGGACCCCTTGTCAATTTGCCTCCTCCAACAACAAAATTGCCCAGATCAAAGCAT CTACCAAAGCCTAAACCTCCTACAAAATGGGAATTGTTTGCCCAGAAGAGAG GAATAAAGAAGCGTAAAAAAGACAAGGTTGTTTGGGATGAGCAAACTGGTACTTGGAAACGCCGCTATGGTTATGACCATGTTAATGATGATAAAGATGTACCCATCATAGAGGCCAAGATGACTGATG AGCCAGGAGAGGATCCATTTGCTAGGAGACAAACAGAAAAGAAGAAGCGAGTTGAAAAGCAAGAGAAGAATCGGTTGCAGAACTTGAAACAAGCAGACAAAGTTGGTGCTTTGCCAAG CCATGTTCAGCTAGCTGCCACTGCTTTGCCCATAACAGGAACCAAGGCTGCACCTAAAAAAGTTACCAAACATGAATTAGGAGATGTAGCAGGAATAGTTGCTACTTCAACAGCCAGCGGTGGTAAATTTGACAAGAAGCTACCTGGAGAAAGGGCTCCTAATAAACAAGGGAAGCATAGGAAG TTCCTACCGGTGGTGGAAGGGACAGGGATAGGCTCACAGGAGAAGGAGCAGACTGAGAAAGTTTTGAATAAGTTAATGTCTAAGCATTCACACGAGATACTTAATGTTAATAAG GCGGTTACCATGTACAATgtgaagagagagaagaagCAGAAACACAAAGAAATTGGACAAGAGAAGTCTTCATCAACCTCCACCAAGTTGAAACCAAAGAATAAACCTAATAAGAAGTCCGTAAAGAAGGGatcatcaaataaaagaaaggcAAAGTGA